The following nucleotide sequence is from Nitrospira sp..
ATCGATCAGGATGCCGATGGTCACGAAGAAGAGGGCGACGAACGCATCGCGCAGGGAGATCAAGCGGGCCAACGTCTCATGCCCATATTCGGAGCCACTGATGATCAGGCCGGCCAGGAACGCGCCCAACGCCAGCGACAGGCCGACCATCTGCGTGATGGCGGCGGTCCCCAGTCCGATGGCCAATGCCACGAGCAGGAAGAGTTCCCGATTCTGGGTTCTGGCTACACGCGTCAACAGGGGGGGGATCACCCTGGCCGCCAAATACCCGAAGGGGGCCAGGATCAGCAAGGCCTTCAGCAGGGCTTGGCCGATCAAGATGAGCCGTCCCGATTCGAACGTGCCGAGCGCGGGCACGAGCACGGTCATCGCCACGACGGCCAAGTCTTCGACCAGCGTAATGCCGATCATGACGCGCCCATGGCGGGAATGCAGCTCGCCGCGATCCAGCAGCAAGCGGGCCAGCACCATGGTGCTGGCCATCGAGATGGCCGCTCCGATCACGATACTCTGCGTCACGGGCCAGCCGATCAGGCTGCCGACGCCGATGGCCAGCCCGATGGAGAGGAGAATGCCGAGGGGGCCGCCGACCAGGGCGACCCATTTGACCCGCATCAGATCCTTGACCGAGAACTCCAACCCGATCGAGAACATCAGGAGGATGACACCGATCTCGGCAAAGAGATCGAACGTATGCAGGTCCGAAACGGAAAGGCCCGGCGTAAAGGGGCTGATGGCGATGCCGCCGAGGACGTACCCGAGCACTAGGGGCTGGCGCGCGATCCAGGCGAGGGCGCCGCCTGCGACGGCGGCCAGAAAGACGGTGGCGAGATCTCGGAAGAATAGGGGGTCCGGTTGCACAAGGGTCCTGTTCTGTAAAAGTGCTGCATGCCAGCGGAAACGCCTAGAAGGATCGATACCCTGGACCAGGTGAGGAATAAAGCGCCCAGTGAGTAAAGTCAATCATTGCTTTGTGCGAGGACAGTCGTCCATTGCACCACTTCCTTGTGGCCTTCCACCACAGATTCTTGGGGCAAGCTGTAGCAAGACACCCCGGACGGAGCACCTCTATATGGCCATGCGCGACTGATTCCGCTTCAGATGCCCATTGACAACTTGCAGATACAATAGTAAGTAATTGATTACTTACTTTCTGTCTTCAGAGGAGCCACATGCCGTCTCATCCCAAACACCTTCCAGCGGATCAACGCCGAATCAGCGCGGTCCAGGCTGTGATCGCTTTAGCCGCGGTGCGGAATCCAACGGAGATTACAACTGCCGCCGTCGCCAAGCGGATGGGGCTGACTCAAGGGGCCTTGTTCAGGCACTTTCCGAGCAAAGACGCCATCTTGGAGGCAGTCATGAAATGGGTGGCGGACCGCTTGCTCGTGCGAATCGACGCAGCCGCACAGGCTGCCTCCTCACCACTCAGCGCGTTAGAGGCCGTCTTCTTCACGCATATCGATTTTGTGGTCGAGCATCCCGGTGTCCCCCGGATGCTGATCGGTGAATTACAACGATCCGAAGACACGGTTACCAAGCGGATGGTGCGAACCTTGCTCCGTGCTTACACTGAGCGGCTGATTCGGCTCATGGAAGAAGGCAAGCAGCAGGGCCAGCTTGATCCGCATTTGGATACCGCAGCTGCTGCAACCCTGTTCGTGGGGACCATTCAGGGGTTGGTTCTGCAGTCATTGCTGACGGGAAACGTGCCACACATCCGCCGCCAAGCGCCCGATGCGTTTACCATCTATCGGCGCGGTATCGTTTCCCGCGGACAGCCAAGCGGAGCGAACGCCTCTCTCGGCGAGAACAACCACCCTGCATAGCGCAAGAAAATGGAGCGACTGATGAAGAAGCGAACATGGGGCATCGCGATAGTGGCATTTCTCTGGATGACGTGCCTGGCGGCGGCTGCCGAGCTGTCTCCTGTGCCTCCCGAGTTGCGTCTGAGCCTTCACGACGCGATTCAGGCGGCGGTGGACAATAACGTCAACGTCCGTTTGCTGAAGGAACGGATTGCAGCGGCACAGTCCGCCGCCGATACCAGTCGTGGTGCCCTGTTGCCGAATGTCGCGGGATATATGAACGGCCGAAACCAGACGGTCAACCTCGCCGCCTTCGGTCTGCCGGCGGATCGGCTGAGCGGGCTGGGGCTGACCCGCAGCGTCACCGATCCCTTCGAAGTCTACGATGCGCGCGCAACTTTGGTGCAGAACCTCTTCAGCATCAGCTTGATCCAACGGTGGCGAGCGGCACGGACCGGCATTGATGTCGCTCAACTCGAGGCGGAAGTCGCGAAACGCGACGTCATGGCGACGGTGGGACTCTTATACCTGGAAGCACTGCGAGGGAGTGAGGCCGTGAAGGCTCGCCAAGCCGATATCGACCTGAGTGAGCAATTGCTCAAGTTGGCACAGGACCGGAAAGCGGCCGGCGTCGCTACCGGCTTGGACGTGACGAGGGAAGAAGTGCAATTGGAGAACAATCGGCAGCGTCTCCTGATGGCGCAGAATGAGCAAGAGAGTGCCCGCCTGAACTTGATACGTGCGTTGGGAATTTCATTCGATGTGCGGCTAGTCCTGACCGATGCATTGAAGTTCGTCGAGGTTACATCACAGTCAGCCGATGTCGCGTTATCCGTGGCCCGAGAAAATCGTGCTGAGCTGAAAGCTCAGGCCCAGCGGGAAAAGTTGGCCTCGCTGAGCCTGAGCTCGATCACGAGCGAACGGATCCCCTCCTTGGCGCTCAACGGCGACTATGGGTGGATTGGGCTCAAGCCTGATGAGGGGCTGGCGACGAGGACGATCGGGATGACGCTGTCCATTCCCATCTTCGACGGCGGCCAACGGGAAAGTCGCATATCGGAAAGCCGCAGTCGGGTGCGGCAGGAATCAATCCGAATGAAAGACGTCTCGGATCAGGTGACCCTTGAAGTACGAAACGCCTTGCTTACGTTGGGCTCATCGACGCAGCAAGTCGCTGTGGCGCAGAAGGGCTTGGATCTATCGCTCAAGGAGCTACAGTTCGCCCGCGATCGGTTCGCGGCGGGGCTGGCCACCAATATCGAAGTGACGAATGCGCAAACTTCCGTGGCGCGCGCTCGCGACAATCTCATCGAAGCGTTGTTCCGCCTGAACGCGTCGCGCATCAATTTAGCGCGTGCCAAGGGAGAGATCGAAACGATCTTCTGACTCCCGAAGCTTCCTAGGAAAGAGGGGAAATGGGCATAGGTACGGCGACTAGTTCCGATAAACCGATGGCTCCTCGGCCCACTGCTCAGGGTGCAGCATCTCGAAGAGGAAACCTCCGTCCGTGGAGGGGGATGATCCTTGCCGCCGGCGCCCTCCTCGTCGCCCTCGCCAGCCTCTACATGCAGTCGAAGCCTGCACCGGAATCCGAAAGGTTACGGGTGTCGGGCAATATCGAAATGACCGACGCCGAGGTCAGTTTCAAAATCCCGGGCCGCGTGGTCGAGCGTCTGGCATCGGAAGGGGAGATGGTCGAGGCGAGACAGGTCGTTGCTCGATTGGATACCGGCGAGCTGGGGCAGGACGTTGCATTGCGCAAGGCGGAGGTCCGGGCTGCCGAAGCCGCGCTGGCCGAGCTGGAGACGGGATCCCGTCCGGAGGAGATTGCGCAAGCGGGGGCCGTCGTCAGGAAGGCGCAGGCGGACGTGTCGCGGGCCAGGGCGGATCTCATGCGGCTGAAACGGCTGTACGAGCAGGACAACGTCTCGGAACAGGAGTACGATGCGGCCAAGACGGCGGTGGCAGTGACCGAGGCCACACTCGGTGAGGCGCAGGAGCAGTTGCGTCTGGTCCGGAAAGGTCCTCGCATTGAAAAGATCGAGCGGTCGCGGGCACAGCTGCAGCAGGCCAAAGAAGCACTGGCGCTGGCCCAGACTAGGCTGGGTTATGCCACGCTGACCTCTCCGCTGACCGGGCTCGTACTCTCCCACAACATCGAACCGGGTGAGTTCGTCGCTGCCGGCACGCCGATCGTGACCGTCGGCGACCTGGCGCACGTGTGGCTGCGGGCCTACGTCGATGAAACGGACCTCGGCCGGGTGAAGGTGGGGCAAACGGCCACCGTGACGACTGACACGTTTCCGGACAAGGCCTACGAAGGCCGCGTGTCCTTCATCGCCTCCCAGGCCGAGTTCACGCCGAAGAGCGTCCAGACCGAGAAGGAGCGGGTCAAGCTGGTCTATCGCATCAAGATCACCATCGACAATCCTCACATGGAGCTCAAGGCCGGGATGCCGGCTGATGCACAAATTCGGCTCGACGATCGTGCGGAGGAATCTGGTGGAAGCCATTAAGCTCGCCCATCTCACGCGATCGTTCGGCGTGGTTCGCGCGGTCGAAGATTTGAACTTCACGGTGGCAGCCGGAGAAATTTTCGGCCTCGTCGGACCGGACGGTGCCGGCAAAACCACCACGATGCGGCTCTTGACCGGCGTGATGGAGCCGACTGACGGCGACGCCTGGGTCATGGGAAAGCATGTGGTCCGGGAAGCCGAGGCGGTGAAAGACGACATCGGGTATATGAGCCAGCGATTCGGGCTCTATCCGGATCTGACGGTGGACGAAAACATCCATTTCTACGCGGATCTGTACGGGGTTCCCACGCAAGGGCGCGAGCAGAAGATCCACGAATTGCTCTCGTTCAGTAATCTCACTCCCTTCAAGAAGCGGCAGGCCGGGCGGTTATCCGGGGGGATGAAGCAGAAGCTGGGGCTAGCCTGCGCGTTGATCCATACGCCGAAAGTCTTGTTCCTGGACGAGCCGACGAACGGCGTCGATCCGGTCTCGCGGCGCGACTTCTGGCGGATTCTCTATTCCCTTCTCAAAGACGGCGTCACGATCTTCGTCTCTACCGCCTATCTGGACGAAGCGGAACGGTGCCATCGGGTGGCGCTGTTGCATCAGGGCCGTCTCCTGGCTTGCGACACCCCGGATCGAGTCAAAAGCCTCATGCGGGGCACGATCCTTGAGGTCCGCGTCAGCCGGGCGCGCGAGGCCGCGGCATTGCTCAAGCGGCGCATGAAAGCCGAATCGATCGGCCTCTTCGGCGATCGCATCCATGTGGTGACGATGAACAAGGCGCAGACGGCGCACGAGGTGCCGGGCATCCTACAAAGTGAGAGATTCATGCTGCACGGAGTGCGACAGATTGAGCCCTCCCTGGAAGATGTCTTTATCTCGGTGCTGACGAGCGAGCAGGCTGTCGCTCAGCAGGAGCCGACCCATGTCCTCTGATCAGGAGCCCTCTGCGGTCGTGGTCCGCGATCTGGAAAAGCGGTTCGGCTCATTCGTCGCGGTCAACCGGATCAGCCTGGACGTCACAGCCGGAGAGATCTTCGGCTTTCTCGGACCGAACGGAGCTGGCAAGTCCACGACCATCCGCATGCTGTGCGGACTGCTCACGCCGACGGCGGGCACCGGGACCGTCGCCGGCTTCGACATCATGCGGGAGGCGGAGCGGATCAAGGCCCACATCGGCTACATGAGCCAGAAGTTCTCGCTCTACGAGGATCTGACGGTCGAGGAGAATATCGATTTTTACAGCGGCATCTACCGCATTCCAAAAGAGAAGAAGGCGGAGCGGAAAGGGTGGGTCATCGAGATGGCGGGTCTCTCGGATCATCGACACTCGCGGACCGCCGTCCTCTCGGGAGGCTGGAAGCAACGGCTCGCGTTGGGCTGTGCCATCCTGCACGAGCCGCCGATCATCTTCCTCGATGAGCCGACGTCCGGTGTGGACCCGATCAGCCGCCGGAGCTTCTGGGATCTCATTTACGAGTTGGCCGGACGAGGCGTGACCGTCTTCGTGACGACCCACTATATGGAAGAGGCCGAGTACTGTGACCGGTTGGGATTGATCTATCGGGGCGAGTTGATCGCAGCTGGGACGCCGGAGGAGCTGAAGACGCGGTTCATGCAGGACGACATCATCGAAGTGTTGTGCGAACAACCTCAGGAGGCGATGTTTGCGCTCGGGGACGTCGGAGGAGTCAAGGAAGCGGCCTTGTTCGGCAAGGGATTGCATGTCGTCGTCGAGCGCCGGGCGGGGGACGTCATCCCTGCGATCACGGACCGGCTGGCGGAGCGGAACTTTGCAGTATCGCGGGCGGAGCGGATCGTGCCGTCGCTGGAGGACGTGTTCGTCTCGTTGATCGAGGCGCGGGACCGGCAGGAGCGGCCTCAGGCCGAGGTGACGGGATGAATGGGCGGCGCATCTGGGCGGTCGCCCGCAAAGAGAGCATCCATATCATCCGGGACTGGCGCAGCCTCGTCATGGGGATCGCCATCCCCATCCTCTTGTTGATCCTGTTCGGCTATGCGCTGACGCTGGACGTGGACGAGGTGCCGCTCGTGGTATGGGATCAGAGCGGTACGGAAACCAGCCGGCGCTTCATCAGCCAGTTCGACGGCTCGCCCTATTTCAGCCTGCGCCGGTACGTGCAGACCTATGCGGACGTCGAGCAGGCCATCGATGCGGGGAGTGCGCTGGTGGCGCTGATCATCCCGACCGATTTCGGTCCGGACGTCGACGCGGGACGGCTGACACGGGTGCAGGCCATCATGGACGGCAGCGACTCGAACACGGCGACGATCGTGCTCGGCTATGTGGAGACCGTGGCGCGGACCTACAACCAGGATCTGGCGATCGAACAGACGGCGCGCAAGAGCGGCCGGACCGTGACCGTTCCGCTCGACCTGCGCCCGCGCGTCTGGTTCAACGCCGACATGGAATCCAAGAACTACATCATTCCGGGGTTGATCGCAGTGATCATGATGGTCATCGCCGCGATGTTGACCTCACTCACGGTAGCGCGGGAGTGGGAAACCGGCACGATGGAGCAGGTCATCTCGACGCCGCTGAAAGGCTCGGAATTGATTCTGGGAAAGCTGCTGCCGTATTTCGGCATCGGTCTGTTCGATGTCCTTGTGGCCGTGCTGATGGGCGAGTTTCTGTTCCGAGTGCCGCTGCGCGGCAGCGTCGCACTCCTGTTCGGCATGGCGGCCGTCTTCTTGGGCGGGGCACTCTCGCTCGGCATGTTGATCAGCATCGTGACCAAAACGCAATTGTTGGCCAGTCAACTGGCCATGGTGGTCACGTTCCTGCCGGCCTTCCTGCTCTCCGGATTCATGTACGACATCAGCAACATGCCGAACGTGGTCCAGGCCATCACCCACGTGGTGCCGGCCCGGTATTTCGTCTCGCTGTTGAAGGGTATTTATCTGAAAGGGATCGGCCTGGAGCTCCTCGTCTTTGAGGCGATGCTGCTGGCCGGCTTCGGCCTGCTAGTGCTCTTGGTCGCCAATCTGGTCTTCGAGAAAAAGATGGTGTGAGCAGACGATGTTCGAACGAATCGCGCAGATGCTGACCAAGGAATTCGTCCAGATCCTTCGCGATCCACGGATGAGAACCGTCATTTTCGTGATGCCCCTCGTGCAGACGCTCGTGTTCGGCTATGCCGTCACCACGGACGTCACCCGCATCCCGACCGCGATCTTCGATCTGGACAACAGCCGCGCCAGCCGTGAGTTGACCGCCCGGTTCACCGGCTCCGGCTATTTCGACGTGGCGGCGTACGTCGATCGCGAAGACCAAGCTCGGGACCTCGTGGATCATGGCACGGTCAAAGCGGTGCTGCAGATGAACAAAGGGTTTGGAGACGATCTCCGGGCCGGCCGGACGGCGGCGGTACAGGTCATCGTGGACGGGACGGACTCCAACACGGCAGGCATCGTGCTGAACTACGCCGGGCAAATCGCCGGCCGATTCAGCGAGACAGTGATGCAGGCACGCATCATCCGGGCCACCGGTGAGCCGGCCACCCCCGCTCGCGTGGCGGTGGAGACGCGCGCGTGGTTCAACGAGAACCTCGAAAGTCGCAACTTCTATGTCCCCGGGGTCATCGTGCTGATCGTCACGCTGGTCACGCTGATGTTGTCGAGCATGGCGGTGGTCCGCGAAAAGGAAATCGGAACGATCGAGCAGATCATGGTGACGCCGATCAAGCAAGCGGAGTTCATTCTGGGCAAGACCTTGCCCTTCGCGCTGATCGGCTTCGCCGACGTGGCGCTCGTGACCGTGATGGCCGCCTATTGGTTTGACGTGCCCTTCAGAGGCAGCCTGTGGCTCCTCATCGGAGCGACAAGCCTGTATCTGATGAGCACACTGGGCATCGGTCTGCTGATCTCGACCATCAGCCGGACGCAACAGCAGGCGATGATGAGCGCCTTTTTCTACTACTTTCCCGCCATGCTGCTGTCCGGTTTTGTGTTCCCGATCGCCAACATGCCGGAGGTTGTGCAGTGGGTAACCTACCTCAACCCACTGCGCTATTTTCTCGTGATCATCCGTGGGATCTTTCTCAAAGGCGTGGGAGTGGAGATCCTGTGGCCGCAGATGGCGGCGCTGTTGCTTCTGGGGACCGCAACGCTGTGGCTGGCGACGAGGCGTTTCCACAAGACCACCGGGTAGGCCGATATGACGCGGTTCTGGATGACGATACTCGGGGTGATCGGTCTGACCGGCTTGCTGATGGGCGAGGTCCTGGCGGAAGACATGCAGGAGACGACGTCCGGTGCCGTGCACGACTGTCGCTACGAGCAGCACGAGGGTGGGGCGAGCAGTTCGGTCTTTCCAAGCGATGACGTGTTCCGCCCGTTGATGGCGGATCCGAAGCAGCCGCAGTTCTTCGCCACCTATCAGTCCGTTCAGCGCAGAGAGCCCACGAGTACCGTCACAGGGGTGGGGAAGTCCGTCAATGTCGGGTCGGTGGGGTTCGGCGAAAATTTTGGGTTTTACTCCAAGCGGCACGGCTGTAACGGTTGGCAGGTGGGCCTGCTGGGAGGAGTCTTTTCACAATTCAATCTGGACGCGCCGTCTTCGGACCTGATCAACGCTGATTATATCGTGGGAATTCCCCTTTCTTGGCGGCAGGGAGCATGGTCCGCGCGGGTCCGCCTCTATCATCAGAGCAGCCATGTCGGAGATGAATTTCTTCTCGAGAATCCCGGATTCAATCGGGTGAATCTTAGTTTCGAGGAAATGGAGGGGATCGTTTCCTATGAATACCGATGGGTCCGAATGTATGTAGGGGGAGGTTACTTGATTCATCGCGAGCCGGCGCAATTGGATCGGAACCGAGTGCAGTGGGGAATGGAGCTGCGGGGGGCGACGATTTCCTCGCCTCTCCTTGGTCGCGCGATGCCTGACCTCAGGCTCACACCGATCCTGGGGGCCGACTTCAAGGCCTTCGAAGAGCTGCGTTGGATCATCAACCACAATATTATCGGCGGTGTCGAATGGTCCAGGCCGGGCGCAAAGCGCCGGTTTCGATTCCTTGTGAACTATTATCGCGGCTTTTATCCCTATGGGCAGTTCTTCAGCGAGAAGGTCGAGAGCGTCGGATTCGGATTCTATTTGGCTTTTTAGGCCGCTCACAGAAGGGGCCGGCGGGTTTCGTTTGCTTGAACTCATCTTCCTGGGGTCTACCTAAGACCGCCTCACAAGTCTGGACACGTTCTGCCATGACTCAGCATTGTCCAGGGCACTCCCGCAGTTCCAGCCTGCCGATCGATAGTGAAACGCCGGGCAGGCCACCGAACGGTGAATCCTTCCGGGCAGACCACACTCTTACAGGAAAGAGCGCGTGTTTCCTTGATGGTCGAACGTCGTGCGGGCAAGCAAGGAGAGTTGTACGCTTCAGGAGGTGACTGATGGGCAGCAAGGGACACACACTGTGCCGGGTAATGGTTGGGCTTTGGGTCGTCACGCTGGCCATCGCCGGGTGGATGTTTGTAGCTGGGTGGACGAAACCGGGCACGGATGGGCGGCAGGAGATCGGGCTGGCGCCGGCGGAGCGGGACCAGATTCTGGCTGAAATGCGACAACTTTTCAAAGCGGTGGATGGAGTCGTCAGAGGGCTCGGCGAACCGCAACCGGATCTTAACGCGATGGAAGGAGCCGCAAGGGCCGCCGGCATGAAGGCGGCGGCAGATACTGAACCGGCCATCATGGCAAAGTTGCCGTTGCCGTTCAAACAGATGGGCATGTCAATCCATAAGGACATGGATGCCCTGGCTGATGCGATCGTGCAGAAGGAACCTCCGCAGCAGATTCTTCAGCGGTTGTCGAGCATGACGGCGCGGTGTGCGACTTGTCACGATCTCTATCGATTTGGAGTCAACCAATAATATTTAACGTGAACGTATGCGCGGAGAAGGTGAAGGTCCTTCGATGCACCATGACAGGACATCGAATGTGACGGTCATGGCCGGATGGGGAGCGTAACGGAGCGGGCGTGTCACCCGCTTCTGCCGTGAGTAATGTCGCTCATGGCGATGTGCGCAAGGAGGTGCCCAATGAAGCTCAGAAAAATGCTTTCCATCGCGGTGGCGGTTGTGCTGTCGTTCCCGGCAGGAAATGTGATCATGGCGTCGGCGCAGGATCGCGATCGCGATCAGCTCAAAACGCAGCAACAACTTCAGGATAAGGATAAGCTGCAGACGAAAGATCAGGTGAAAGAAAAAGAGCAACTCAAGGAGCAGGAACGAATTCGTGAGCGGGCGCGGGAACAGACTCGTACGGACCGTCCGGAGAGACCACAGCATGAGAAGGCTGAGCGGACCGAACGCGGCGGTCGTTGAGTGCGGAGGGATATGTGACGTGGCATTGCGCGACGCCAGCCGACCAAGGGGCTCGCGCCATGAGTAGGTGCTGGAATGCATTCAGCCAGCGAGGGAGCGGTCGGATTGCGATGCAGGACAGTCGGAGTGGGGAGATTATCGATCTGTGTGAGCCTGACAGCGGCCTTCTTGGGGATGGGTTTCCTTCTGCTCGGCGCAGGGATGGTTGACCGGGCGACGGCTGAGGTCGAAGGGCCCCCCAAACCAACCCCTCAATGGCGAGTCAGCACGACCGTCAATTATTCGAGCGGTTCATACGGCGCGGATTCCAGGACGAACATTCTGTATGCGCCCATGACGATCCGGCGGGTGTTTCGTGACGGAGATATCAGCCTGACGATTCCATTTGTCAGCATCTCCGGGACCGGAGCTGTTCGACTCGTGGGTGGCATACCGACGCGAACAGACAGTGCCGCGGTCAGTCCAACGGCGGCGCTCGCCGGCGGGGCAGGAAGAGGCAAAGGGCCCGGTGCTACCCCGTTATCCAGCGCCACGACCGACAGCGGTCTTGGCGATCTGATTCTGCGTGGCCGCTATTACCTGATCGAGGAGAACGCCATCATGCCGCTTGTGGCGGTGACGGGGCGGGTCAAATTACCGACTGCGGATGCCGATCTTGGGCTCGGTACGGGCGAGTTCGATGAAGGGGCCGGGTTGGAATTGACCAAAAGCCTCGGTGACCGATGGCTCGCCTATCTTGACGGAGGCTATAACCTGATCGGCGATGCACCGGGCACGAATTTCAATAATCAGTGGTGGTATGACATCGGCATCGGCTACGACGTCACGGACAATCTCCACATGAGTGTCTTTTATGAAGAGTATCGCGCATTGGTCAATACGGTGAACAACGCCCGTGACCTCTTAGCCCTCACGAACTACATTGTCAACGACACCGTTCATCTGACCGGTTCGTTCCTCGTCGGACTGTCGAATGGCGCATCGAATTACGGATTGGGCGGAGGGGTCAGATTCCGGTTTTAATGGAAGGCTGCGTAGGCCACGCGACAGTCGAGCG
It contains:
- a CDS encoding TolC family protein, with translation MKKRTWGIAIVAFLWMTCLAAAAELSPVPPELRLSLHDAIQAAVDNNVNVRLLKERIAAAQSAADTSRGALLPNVAGYMNGRNQTVNLAAFGLPADRLSGLGLTRSVTDPFEVYDARATLVQNLFSISLIQRWRAARTGIDVAQLEAEVAKRDVMATVGLLYLEALRGSEAVKARQADIDLSEQLLKLAQDRKAAGVATGLDVTREEVQLENNRQRLLMAQNEQESARLNLIRALGISFDVRLVLTDALKFVEVTSQSADVALSVARENRAELKAQAQREKLASLSLSSITSERIPSLALNGDYGWIGLKPDEGLATRTIGMTLSIPIFDGGQRESRISESRSRVRQESIRMKDVSDQVTLEVRNALLTLGSSTQQVAVAQKGLDLSLKELQFARDRFAAGLATNIEVTNAQTSVARARDNLIEALFRLNASRINLARAKGEIETIF
- a CDS encoding ABC transporter ATP-binding protein; amino-acid sequence: MHKFGSTIVRRNLVEAIKLAHLTRSFGVVRAVEDLNFTVAAGEIFGLVGPDGAGKTTTMRLLTGVMEPTDGDAWVMGKHVVREAEAVKDDIGYMSQRFGLYPDLTVDENIHFYADLYGVPTQGREQKIHELLSFSNLTPFKKRQAGRLSGGMKQKLGLACALIHTPKVLFLDEPTNGVDPVSRRDFWRILYSLLKDGVTIFVSTAYLDEAERCHRVALLHQGRLLACDTPDRVKSLMRGTILEVRVSRAREAAALLKRRMKAESIGLFGDRIHVVTMNKAQTAHEVPGILQSERFMLHGVRQIEPSLEDVFISVLTSEQAVAQQEPTHVL
- a CDS encoding DUF1207 domain-containing protein, whose amino-acid sequence is MTILGVIGLTGLLMGEVLAEDMQETTSGAVHDCRYEQHEGGASSSVFPSDDVFRPLMADPKQPQFFATYQSVQRREPTSTVTGVGKSVNVGSVGFGENFGFYSKRHGCNGWQVGLLGGVFSQFNLDAPSSDLINADYIVGIPLSWRQGAWSARVRLYHQSSHVGDEFLLENPGFNRVNLSFEEMEGIVSYEYRWVRMYVGGGYLIHREPAQLDRNRVQWGMELRGATISSPLLGRAMPDLRLTPILGADFKAFEELRWIINHNIIGGVEWSRPGAKRRFRFLVNYYRGFYPYGQFFSEKVESVGFGFYLAF
- a CDS encoding TetR/AcrR family transcriptional regulator; this encodes MPSHPKHLPADQRRISAVQAVIALAAVRNPTEITTAAVAKRMGLTQGALFRHFPSKDAILEAVMKWVADRLLVRIDAAAQAASSPLSALEAVFFTHIDFVVEHPGVPRMLIGELQRSEDTVTKRMVRTLLRAYTERLIRLMEEGKQQGQLDPHLDTAAAATLFVGTIQGLVLQSLLTGNVPHIRRQAPDAFTIYRRGIVSRGQPSGANASLGENNHPA
- a CDS encoding ABC transporter ATP-binding protein; the protein is MSSDQEPSAVVVRDLEKRFGSFVAVNRISLDVTAGEIFGFLGPNGAGKSTTIRMLCGLLTPTAGTGTVAGFDIMREAERIKAHIGYMSQKFSLYEDLTVEENIDFYSGIYRIPKEKKAERKGWVIEMAGLSDHRHSRTAVLSGGWKQRLALGCAILHEPPIIFLDEPTSGVDPISRRSFWDLIYELAGRGVTVFVTTHYMEEAEYCDRLGLIYRGELIAAGTPEELKTRFMQDDIIEVLCEQPQEAMFALGDVGGVKEAALFGKGLHVVVERRAGDVIPAITDRLAERNFAVSRAERIVPSLEDVFVSLIEARDRQERPQAEVTG
- a CDS encoding efflux RND transporter periplasmic adaptor subunit, with translation MAPRPTAQGAASRRGNLRPWRGMILAAGALLVALASLYMQSKPAPESERLRVSGNIEMTDAEVSFKIPGRVVERLASEGEMVEARQVVARLDTGELGQDVALRKAEVRAAEAALAELETGSRPEEIAQAGAVVRKAQADVSRARADLMRLKRLYEQDNVSEQEYDAAKTAVAVTEATLGEAQEQLRLVRKGPRIEKIERSRAQLQQAKEALALAQTRLGYATLTSPLTGLVLSHNIEPGEFVAAGTPIVTVGDLAHVWLRAYVDETDLGRVKVGQTATVTTDTFPDKAYEGRVSFIASQAEFTPKSVQTEKERVKLVYRIKITIDNPHMELKAGMPADAQIRLDDRAEESGGSH
- a CDS encoding ABC transporter permease, with amino-acid sequence MFERIAQMLTKEFVQILRDPRMRTVIFVMPLVQTLVFGYAVTTDVTRIPTAIFDLDNSRASRELTARFTGSGYFDVAAYVDREDQARDLVDHGTVKAVLQMNKGFGDDLRAGRTAAVQVIVDGTDSNTAGIVLNYAGQIAGRFSETVMQARIIRATGEPATPARVAVETRAWFNENLESRNFYVPGVIVLIVTLVTLMLSSMAVVREKEIGTIEQIMVTPIKQAEFILGKTLPFALIGFADVALVTVMAAYWFDVPFRGSLWLLIGATSLYLMSTLGIGLLISTISRTQQQAMMSAFFYYFPAMLLSGFVFPIANMPEVVQWVTYLNPLRYFLVIIRGIFLKGVGVEILWPQMAALLLLGTATLWLATRRFHKTTG
- a CDS encoding ABC transporter permease — translated: MNGRRIWAVARKESIHIIRDWRSLVMGIAIPILLLILFGYALTLDVDEVPLVVWDQSGTETSRRFISQFDGSPYFSLRRYVQTYADVEQAIDAGSALVALIIPTDFGPDVDAGRLTRVQAIMDGSDSNTATIVLGYVETVARTYNQDLAIEQTARKSGRTVTVPLDLRPRVWFNADMESKNYIIPGLIAVIMMVIAAMLTSLTVAREWETGTMEQVISTPLKGSELILGKLLPYFGIGLFDVLVAVLMGEFLFRVPLRGSVALLFGMAAVFLGGALSLGMLISIVTKTQLLASQLAMVVTFLPAFLLSGFMYDISNMPNVVQAITHVVPARYFVSLLKGIYLKGIGLELLVFEAMLLAGFGLLVLLVANLVFEKKMV
- a CDS encoding transporter — its product is MSLTAAFLGMGFLLLGAGMVDRATAEVEGPPKPTPQWRVSTTVNYSSGSYGADSRTNILYAPMTIRRVFRDGDISLTIPFVSISGTGAVRLVGGIPTRTDSAAVSPTAALAGGAGRGKGPGATPLSSATTDSGLGDLILRGRYYLIEENAIMPLVAVTGRVKLPTADADLGLGTGEFDEGAGLELTKSLGDRWLAYLDGGYNLIGDAPGTNFNNQWWYDIGIGYDVTDNLHMSVFYEEYRALVNTVNNARDLLALTNYIVNDTVHLTGSFLVGLSNGASNYGLGGGVRFRF